GAAGCGTCTAACTCTAACGCACCCAACGGCGTCGTTTCAGTGACAGCGTATTAACGCTAGCGCTTCGTGAACCTTGGAGGAAAAGCCTTGAAATGGCGGTCCCGCATTAACTTCGAAGGACAAAAacagaaaatatgtttaaatttaaaaaaggataaaaaagaaaaaaaaccctttAGTAGGGTTTTAAGTCCGCAAAAATAACTGTGAGAGAGGGAATTTAGAAGTTAATTTTTGGCGGAAAAGATGGAAGAACCGCAAGAGGCAGGCGTAGGAGATCCCTTTTCGTTCCCTCCTCATCGCCGATCGCATCTCAGGAGCGTAACTTACCGTAATCTTGTTCGACTCATGTCCCTTTGTTACGGCGATTCTCCACTAGCCACTGCCCCTCCCATTATTCCTCTTCCACAAACACCTGGTAatgtatttatttgaattcttcagattttcttttacttctttttaagaaaataataataaaagaggcTGAGTTGAATTTAAAGTAAATCTGTTTTTGTTACCACGCCGATAAAGCAATTAGAATTtgttttcatttgatttttgggaATTGATCATTCACTCCGTTCTTCTTTTAGATAAATACAATCCTGCTTTCTTAAGTAAATACACTAACTTCCTTCAATATTTAGGTTCAGTAACTTTGTTGTTcttattttttatgttctttgtttTTGTTGAAGATAATGGTGGTAACCGAGGTGAACAAGGTGGAGATGATGTCAGGGAGCCTGGCGAGTCGATTGTCTCAGATGGTAGGGAGCCTGTAAGTATGGTGGCTAATGGAGGTTCTGAAGGTGCTGTTTTCCGGGACAAGGGCTTGAATGACACACAAATGGTAATAGATGAAATTGAGCAGATAATGGGGATGGACGATGGTCAGGATTTATTTGATCAAAATGATATGATGGTTAATAGTAGCATGGAAGGCAACAGTTTTCAGGATGGAGAGATTGGTCGGGAACAAATGCTAATGGCTGATTTAGAAAATATCATGAAAGGCAATGAAGATTGTCATCAGATTAGTAACTGCTCAGCCGCAACATTGGGCCAGAATCAGGGTGATAATTGTCCGGGCATATTGTTGAATAATCAAGATGAACATAATGATTGTCCACCTGTTGTTATGGAATCTGGAACAGTTGGTCAGACACAAGTAGACATGGAAGGTGGTAATCAAAAGAATATCGACCCCTTTGGAATCTCTTCAAATAAGAGTTTGGCAATTGAAGTATCAAAATTGAGTGGGAAAGTCAAAGACCAAAGTTCATCGTTGAAGACTAACTTGATGCatgagaaaaatgaaattcagCAAAAAGAGATGGAATTGGAGAACATAATCCCCTCCAATGAGGGAACGTGTTCTCCTGGTCCAGTGGTTGAAAAAGGAGAACTTGAAGAGGGAGAAATTTTTGGTGAGAGTCTGCTTGTGAATGAGTCAATTGATATACTCTTAGATGATGCTGTAGTATCAGAAAAAAAGGTAGATGGTGCTGTGGTATCAGGAAAAAAGGTGGAGGAGACGCTAATTTCTGGAGGCACCTTTGATGACAAACACCCTTATTGCAATGAAGAAAGCACCGTTAATGATGGAACTTCTGAGTTTACTTTCGTTAATACAACTGTTGCTCCAATTGAAAACAAAGTTACACCCGGGGAATTTAAAGGAAGTGAGACAGGTCAGATGGTGTATGAACTAGGAATGATGCAAAGAAAGGAATGTAGTGGAAAGATTCAGAAGCAAATTGGACACAAAAATACAGTCATTGAAACTAAATTGAAGGTATGGCTCTAACCTGCAATTTTTTTTTCCGTTTAGGGACCATCTGCAATTATGAACTTGTTTAGTTACGTTTGGTAACATCTGTCATTGCCATCCTCTTTCTGAGCTTGCCTTTTCATGTGAGGTTTCTCTATGATATGAAGATGGtgccattttattttctttgaaatgaCTTTCAAAGATCTTCAACATTTTACCTCTTCTTAATTTGAATAAATCAAGAATGGCTCCTATCATCAACTTAAGAATTTGACATACAGGATGTTAGGTCATGATTTTACAGCTATTTTTTGCTACAACATGACAATGCTTTTCATAGCTTCCTCCTTTGTATCGCTTTCTCACCATTCTTTACCATTGACCAATGCCAAATCTTAAAGATCTAGAACAGTTCCAACTGATAAATAGTTTATCAAAAGTAAAACAGTAAACTATGTTCACTTCTTtgtctttctctcttcttttcacaCACATGCTCTCACAAATGCACATATGAGCAACTGCATTTTCGTGCACCAAAAGACATGAAATGAGTTCAAGAGTCTGCCAGAAATCTTTGTGTGGAAGGTATATGAGGGCGTATGAACTAGGTTATTTACAATTATGTTGTCAAAATAGTATTGGTCTGAGAGTTCTGACATGTGACAAGTACAATTTCTCCTATTTTTTGCAGAAGGATGTTGGTCTCAGCAATAAGAAAAAGCAAATTCTGAATCCTGcacagaagaaagaaaagaaaaaggtactTCAGTTTgctattttgtatttttgaacttttaaatAGACTCTTATTAGCTAACTTTACAGCTCATGGTTCAAGTTAATTTCTCCGAAGATCAAATCTGCACTTTTTAGTCATATAAGAATTAGCTTTCATGTTTTCCTTACATTCTCTCAATGCTCTTCAAAGGTATAAATGATTCACTTATTATGGTTCTGTTCTGCAGAAGAATAAACGAAAGAAAAGAGCAGAGAAAAACCGGCAGCTTGGTGTTAAAAGGTTGAAACTGCAGACAGTTCTGAAACCAAAAACTGTAACATATTGTCGCCATTATCTGAAAGGAAGATGTCATGAGGTTATACTTCTACTTCtttaactaattttctcaaacATGTTTTCTATGTTGCTATGGTATTAAGTGGCCTAAATATCATTTTTCCACACAGGGTGAGAAGTGCAAATTTTCACATGATACAGTACCTTTGACAAAATCTCAGGTATAGTCATCACTCATTTGGCTTGGTTACCTTGTTTATATTATGCAAGTAGCTGCATTCTGTTATAATTCATTGTTTTCTTGGTACCTGTttgttagattttttttgttatagaTTGACTTATAGATTGTTGCTATTACTAATTACTATTGGCAACAACTTTTGTAGTTCTATTCATTTTGCATCTTTCTAGTTAAGaatctgtaaaaaaaaattttacagcTGATAGGAACACAAGTTGCATAGATTTTTATGTCCTTAGTttgaataattgaattttaattctctctctctctctctctctagcTTTGCTTGTCTTACAATGTTTTTGATTCCATTTTTGCAGCCTTGCAGTCATTTTGCACGTCAGTCATGCATGAAGGGAGATGATTGTCCATTTGATCACCAGCTCTCCAAGTATCCCTGTATCAATTATACGACTAAAGGTTCCTGCAGCAGAGGTGATGATTGTTTGTTTTCACACAAGGTAACCTTATTTCTCAAAAGAAACAGCACTAGATtttcaattatttgattttggATGGGTAATAATGACTTTGTTTTCATCTCAGAAGCCACTGGAGGGAGATGTTGCATCTTTGACCGTTGCTCCTGATCTTCCACTGAAGTCATCATTGCAGAGTGATTCTGATGTAGGACTGAATATCAGCAGAGCTCCACCTAAGAATGCTAATGCCTTGTCCTATTCTCTAGGAGGTTTTTCTGACAAAAGCAAAAAACAAATTGTGGCAGATACTCCCTCTAAAACACCTAATCTTGCTTGCAAAGGCGTAAACtctctttttgtttcaaaatCATCTATCGCTGAATCAATTCAACTTAATCAAGGCAGCTCATCTCAAAAGATGAATGAAAGTGGAAGAGTTGGAAGTCAAAGTAATCAAAGGATGTTAGGCGTCCGTGGTCCTGCTTCAAAGCCATCTGTGGCAGAATCAAGTAAATTTATCCTAGGTAGCTCATCTCTGAAGATGAATGGAAGTGGCAGACTTGGGATTCAGGGCCACCAAAGTGAATCACACAAAATTCAGAATGGGAATGATAGTCCAAAGAAAAAGCCAGAAATGGTACCAAGGGGTATAAATTTTCTATCGTTTGGAAAATCTTCTTTAGAAGATTCCACTAGGAAAGTTAGTTTGGCGAATGGGGCAGATGGATATAAGCAACAACCCAGTGATATTGAAGGTGGTGGAGGTAAATTCAGCAGTCAGCTTACCCCAAGTACATCAAGTACAGATAAAAAGAAAAGTCATCCAGCAGTGGTGCCACCGGGAATAAATCTCACTCTGGGAAAACTGGTTAGCTCTGGAAGTAGTACATCATCTAGCTTGCCTAACTGTTCAGATAATGTTAACAATGGATCGCTTCCAAAGATTAATTATATAGCTGGTGAACAGCG
The genomic region above belongs to Gossypium hirsutum isolate 1008001.06 chromosome D05, Gossypium_hirsutum_v2.1, whole genome shotgun sequence and contains:
- the LOC107907134 gene encoding uncharacterized protein isoform X4, translating into MEEPQEAGVGDPFSFPPHRRSHLRSVTYRNLVRLMSLCYGDSPLATAPPIIPLPQTPDNGGNRGEQGGDDVREPGESIVSDGREPVSMVANGGSEGAVFRDKGLNDTQMVIDEIEQIMGMDDGQDLFDQNDMMVNSSMEGNSFQDGEIGREQMLMADLENIMKGNEDCHQISNCSAATLGQNQGDNCPGILLNNQDEHNDCPPVVMESGTVGQTQVDMEGGNQKNIDPFGISSNKSLAIEVSKLSGKVKDQSSSLKTNLMHEKNEIQQKEMELENIIPSNEGTCSPGPVVEKGELEEGEIFGESLLVNESIDILLDDAVVSEKKVDGAVVSGKKVEETLISGGTFDDKHPYCNEESTVNDGTSEFTFVNTTVAPIENKVTPGEFKGSETGQMVYELGMMQRKECSGKIQKQIGHKNTVIETKLKKDVGLSNKKKQILNPAQKKEKKKKNKRKKRAEKNRQLGVKRLKLQTVLKPKTVTYCRHYLKGRCHEGEKCKFSHDTVPLTKSQPCSHFARQSCMKGDDCPFDHQLSKYPCINYTTKGSCSRGDDCLFSHKPLEGDVASLTVAPDLPLKSSLQSDSDVGLNISRAPPKNANALSYSLGGFSDKSKKQIVADTPSKTPNLACKGVNSLFVSKSSIAESIQLNQGSSSQKMNESGRVGSQSNQRMLGVRGPASKPSVAESSKFILGSSSLKMNGSGRLGIQGHQSESHKIQNGNDSPKKKPEMVPRGINFLSFGKSSLEDSTRKVSLANGADGYKQQPSDIEGGGGKFSSQLTPSTSSTDKKKSHPAVVPPGINLTLGKLVSSGSSTSSSLPNCSDNVNNGSLPKINYIAGEQRNSSAMSYKLPVSPQTSGQSSEWLAHKSTPNAREALISTLAVAKKFDDVKGKSVHGSQQLSDKQFNSNANPWKMPASLLTTGQSSEKITPKSTPNSSQKALMSTLAFATMFEFGMKKNQSAIRTAVNSETGDSRTGLRPTVEHTLFMA
- the LOC107907134 gene encoding uncharacterized protein isoform X1, whose amino-acid sequence is MEEPQEAGVGDPFSFPPHRRSHLRSVTYRNLVRLMSLCYGDSPLATAPPIIPLPQTPDNGGNRGEQGGDDVREPGESIVSDGREPVSMVANGGSEGAVFRDKGLNDTQMVIDEIEQIMGMDDGQDLFDQNDMMVNSSMEGNSFQDGEIGREQMLMADLENIMKGNEDCHQISNCSAATLGQNQGDNCPGILLNNQDEHNDCPPVVMESGTVGQTQVDMEGGNQKNIDPFGISSNKSLAIEVSKLSGKVKDQSSSLKTNLMHEKNEIQQKEMELENIIPSNEGTCSPGPVVEKGELEEGEIFGESLLVNESIDILLDDAVVSEKKVDGAVVSGKKVEETLISGGTFDDKHPYCNEESTVNDGTSEFTFVNTTVAPIENKVTPGEFKGSETGQMVYELGMMQRKECSGKIQKQIGHKNTVIETKLKKDVGLSNKKKQILNPAQKKEKKKKNKRKKRAEKNRQLGVKRLKLQTVLKPKTVTYCRHYLKGRCHEGEKCKFSHDTVPLTKSQPCSHFARQSCMKGDDCPFDHQLSKYPCINYTTKGSCSRGDDCLFSHKKPLEGDVASLTVAPDLPLKSSLQSDSDVGLNISRAPPKNANALSYSLGGFSDKSKKQIVADTPSKTPNLACKGVNSLFVSKSSIAESIQLNQGSSSQKMNESGRVGSQSNQRMLGVRGPASKPSVAESSKFILGSSSLKMNGSGRLGIQGHQSESHKIQNGNDSPKKKPEMVPRGINFLSFGKSSLEDSTRKVSLANGADGYKQQPSDIEGGGGKFSSQLTPSTSSTDKKKSHPAVVPPGINLTLGKLVSSGSSTSSSLPNCSDNVNNGSLPKINYIAGEQRNSSAMSYKLPVSPQTSGQSSEWLAHKSTPNAREALISTLAVAKKFDDVKGKSVHGSQQLSDKQFNSNANPWKMPASLLTTGQSSEKITPKSTPNSSQKALMSTLAFATMFEFGMKKNQSAIRTAVNSETGDSRTGEGTKTDTAKTSKLLDILSSVGSKIK
- the LOC107907134 gene encoding uncharacterized protein isoform X3, producing the protein MEEPQEAGVGDPFSFPPHRRSHLRSVTYRNLVRLMSLCYGDSPLATAPPIIPLPQTPDNGGNRGEQGGDDVREPGESIVSDGREPVSMVANGGSEGAVFRDKGLNDTQMVIDEIEQIMGMDDGQDLFDQNDMMVNSSMEGNSFQDGEIGREQMLMADLENIMKGNEDCHQISNCSAATLGQNQGDNCPGILLNNQDEHNDCPPVVMESGTVGQTQVDMEGGNQKNIDPFGISSNKSLAIEVSKLSGKVKDQSSSLKTNLMHEKNEIQQKEMELENIIPSNEGTCSPGPVVEKGELEEGEIFGESLLVNESIDILLDDAVVSEKKVDGAVVSGKKVEETLISGGTFDDKHPYCNEESTVNDGTSEFTFVNTTVAPIENKVTPGEFKGSETGQMVYELGMMQRKECSGKIQKQIGHKNTVIETKLKKDVGLSNKKKQILNPAQKKEKKKKNKRKKRAEKNRQLGVKRLKLQTVLKPKTVTYCRHYLKGRCHEGEKCKFSHDTVPLTKSQPCSHFARQSCMKGDDCPFDHQLSKYPCINYTTKGSCSRGDDCLFSHKKPLEGDVASLTVAPDLPLKSSLQSDSDVGLNISRAPPKNANALSYSLGGFSDKSKKQIVADTPSKTPNLACKGVNSLFVSKSSIAESIQLNQGSSSQKMNESGRVGSQSNQRMLGVRGPASKPSVAESSKFILGSSSLKMNGSGRLGIQGHQSESHKIQNGNDSPKKKPEMVPRGINFLSFGKSSLEDSTRKVSLANGADGYKQQPSDIEGGGGKFSSQLTPSTSSTDKKKSHPAVVPPGINLTLGKLVSSGSSTSSSLPNCSDNVNNGSLPKINYIAGEQRNSSAMSYKLPVSPQTSGQSSEWLAHKSTPNAREALISTLAVAKKFDDVKGKSVHGSQQLSDKQFNSNANPWKMPASLLTTGQSSEKITPKSTPNSSQKALMSTLAFATMFEFGMKKNQSAIRTAVNSETGDSRTGLRPTVEHTLFMA
- the LOC107907134 gene encoding uncharacterized protein isoform X2 translates to MEEPQEAGVGDPFSFPPHRRSHLRSVTYRNLVRLMSLCYGDSPLATAPPIIPLPQTPDNGGNRGEQGGDDVREPGESIVSDGREPVSMVANGGSEGAVFRDKGLNDTQMVIDEIEQIMGMDDGQDLFDQNDMMVNSSMEGNSFQDGEIGREQMLMADLENIMKGNEDCHQISNCSAATLGQNQGDNCPGILLNNQDEHNDCPPVVMESGTVGQTQVDMEGGNQKNIDPFGISSNKSLAIEVSKLSGKVKDQSSSLKTNLMHEKNEIQQKEMELENIIPSNEGTCSPGPVVEKGELEEGEIFGESLLVNESIDILLDDAVVSEKKVDGAVVSGKKVEETLISGGTFDDKHPYCNEESTVNDGTSEFTFVNTTVAPIENKVTPGEFKGSETGQMVYELGMMQRKECSGKIQKQIGHKNTVIETKLKKDVGLSNKKKQILNPAQKKEKKKKNKRKKRAEKNRQLGVKRLKLQTVLKPKTVTYCRHYLKGRCHEGEKCKFSHDTVPLTKSQPCSHFARQSCMKGDDCPFDHQLSKYPCINYTTKGSCSRGDDCLFSHKPLEGDVASLTVAPDLPLKSSLQSDSDVGLNISRAPPKNANALSYSLGGFSDKSKKQIVADTPSKTPNLACKGVNSLFVSKSSIAESIQLNQGSSSQKMNESGRVGSQSNQRMLGVRGPASKPSVAESSKFILGSSSLKMNGSGRLGIQGHQSESHKIQNGNDSPKKKPEMVPRGINFLSFGKSSLEDSTRKVSLANGADGYKQQPSDIEGGGGKFSSQLTPSTSSTDKKKSHPAVVPPGINLTLGKLVSSGSSTSSSLPNCSDNVNNGSLPKINYIAGEQRNSSAMSYKLPVSPQTSGQSSEWLAHKSTPNAREALISTLAVAKKFDDVKGKSVHGSQQLSDKQFNSNANPWKMPASLLTTGQSSEKITPKSTPNSSQKALMSTLAFATMFEFGMKKNQSAIRTAVNSETGDSRTGEGTKTDTAKTSKLLDILSSVGSKIK